The following coding sequences are from one Pigmentibacter sp. JX0631 window:
- a CDS encoding hybrid sensor histidine kinase/response regulator, translating into MDQKQQLLLNKLLQTFKLEAEEHLNNMITFLVELEKENDENSKKTLIENIFREFHSLKGASRTVNRLEAEKICHACENVFFLLKNNQLKLSSELFNQFHALLDLLGKVVVINDNEISDKDKSLSRDLLQKLNKSSNPQNQGISENKLANSEKNNSERNIPSSSDSNKKIEKNLQEEINNKTPQGKTSKNEVTEKENSAEEISKEQEKENIAEEKNEKKENKQKNNSEEDKKPKIENSKSNIRISTDRLNNVLLQIEELRGLAINSRDHLVFVKELGNVIELYKREINKNEHISNDTLASLGIKISSLIGFLDRDQRSFHSMLDSILGDMRKLLMLPCSSVLDLFPKIVRDLSQSLEKEVELIVQNGEIVLDRRILEEIKDPLIHIIRNCVDHGIEKPAVRIARKKPAKGTINISVSATLGNKIEISISDNGNGINLEKLKNKAIQSGLISYEHSLKMTEQEQIHLIFESGISTSDMITDLSGRGLGMAIVREKIEKLGGSIQVEMVQGKSTNFTIRVPTTLATFRGILVRVWNQLLVFPTVHVERAIRLAFSQIKTIENREVIQFNDQSVSAVSLAHVLNMELKQDSGVKIPDKVLFVVAELSGQNIAFQVDEILGEQDVIVKSMGKKLGKVPNISGVTILGSGKVIPILNMFDLMKSAITLSSKSSILNPEKTNAVTTKKKLVLVVDDSITSRTLLKNVLQAASYEVKTAVDGSEGLSLAKSEYFDLIISDIDMPNLDGFEMTRQIKSDEKLTKIPVILVTSRDTKESKEKGLEVGANAYIVKSSFDQSNLLEVVWGLLHD; encoded by the coding sequence ATGGATCAAAAACAACAACTCCTGCTGAATAAGCTTCTCCAAACATTTAAGCTAGAGGCAGAAGAACATTTAAATAATATGATAACTTTTCTAGTTGAGCTAGAAAAAGAAAACGACGAAAATTCAAAAAAAACCTTAATAGAAAATATTTTTCGAGAATTCCATAGTTTAAAAGGTGCTTCAAGAACAGTTAATCGTTTAGAAGCAGAAAAAATATGTCATGCTTGTGAAAATGTTTTTTTCTTACTAAAAAATAATCAATTAAAATTATCCTCAGAATTATTTAATCAATTTCATGCTCTTTTAGATCTTCTCGGAAAAGTAGTGGTTATTAATGATAACGAAATTTCAGACAAAGACAAATCATTAAGCAGAGATTTACTACAAAAATTAAACAAGTCGTCTAATCCACAAAACCAGGGGATATCCGAAAATAAATTAGCAAATAGTGAAAAGAATAATTCTGAAAGAAATATTCCAAGCAGCTCTGATAGTAATAAAAAAATTGAAAAAAATCTGCAAGAAGAAATTAACAACAAAACGCCGCAAGGAAAAACTTCAAAAAACGAAGTAACGGAAAAAGAAAATAGTGCAGAAGAAATTTCTAAAGAACAAGAAAAAGAAAATATAGCAGAAGAAAAAAATGAGAAAAAAGAAAATAAACAAAAAAATAACTCAGAAGAAGATAAAAAACCAAAAATTGAAAATTCAAAAAGCAATATTAGAATTTCCACAGATAGACTTAATAATGTGTTACTACAAATTGAAGAGTTACGTGGTCTAGCTATAAATTCACGAGATCATCTTGTCTTCGTCAAAGAGTTGGGAAATGTAATAGAATTATATAAGCGAGAAATTAATAAAAATGAACATATTTCTAATGATACACTTGCATCTTTAGGAATAAAAATTTCGAGTCTCATTGGTTTTCTTGATAGAGATCAGCGTTCATTTCATAGTATGCTAGATTCAATTTTAGGTGACATGCGAAAACTTTTAATGTTACCTTGCTCAAGTGTTTTAGATTTATTTCCAAAAATTGTTAGAGACTTATCGCAATCTTTAGAAAAAGAGGTAGAATTAATCGTACAAAATGGAGAAATAGTTCTTGATCGCCGCATATTAGAAGAAATAAAAGATCCATTAATTCATATCATTCGTAATTGCGTCGATCATGGGATAGAAAAACCAGCAGTAAGAATTGCGAGAAAAAAACCTGCCAAGGGAACAATAAATATTTCAGTTTCAGCAACTCTTGGTAATAAAATTGAAATTTCAATTTCAGATAATGGAAATGGAATTAATCTTGAAAAATTAAAAAATAAAGCAATTCAGTCTGGTCTTATTTCTTATGAACATTCCTTGAAAATGACAGAGCAAGAACAAATACATCTTATTTTTGAATCGGGCATTAGTACAAGTGATATGATCACCGATCTGTCTGGAAGAGGCTTAGGAATGGCCATTGTCAGAGAAAAAATTGAAAAATTAGGAGGATCTATCCAAGTCGAAATGGTTCAAGGGAAAAGTACTAACTTTACAATTAGAGTACCAACAACTCTTGCGACTTTTCGAGGAATTTTAGTTCGAGTTTGGAATCAATTACTTGTATTTCCTACAGTTCATGTTGAAAGAGCAATTAGATTGGCTTTTTCTCAAATTAAAACAATTGAAAACAGAGAAGTTATTCAGTTTAATGATCAATCTGTCTCCGCTGTTTCTTTAGCCCATGTCCTTAATATGGAATTAAAACAAGATTCAGGAGTTAAAATTCCTGACAAAGTTTTATTTGTTGTTGCAGAACTTTCTGGGCAAAATATTGCATTTCAAGTAGATGAAATATTAGGGGAACAAGATGTCATTGTAAAAAGTATGGGTAAAAAATTAGGAAAGGTACCAAATATTTCAGGGGTAACAATTTTAGGTAGTGGGAAAGTTATACCAATACTAAATATGTTTGACCTAATGAAATCAGCTATTACTTTAAGTTCAAAATCAAGTATTTTAAATCCTGAAAAAACCAACGCTGTCACTACAAAGAAAAAATTAGTTTTAGTTGTTGATGATTCTATTACATCTAGAACACTATTGAAAAATGTTCTTCAAGCAGCAAGCTACGAAGTAAAAACAGCTGTCGATGGCAGTGAAGGATTATCTTTGGCAAAGAGTGAATATTTTGATCTGATTATTTCAGATATAGATATGCCAAATTTAGATGGATTTGAAATGACTAGACAAATAAAGTCAGACGAAAAATTAACAAAAATTCCCGTAATTTTGGTTACCTCGAGAGACACTAAAGAGAGCAAAGAAAAAGGTTTAGAAGTTGGGGCAAATGCTTATATTGTAAAAAGCAGTTTCGATCAAAGTAATCTTTTAGAAGTTGTATGGGGGTTACTACATGATTGA
- the cheB gene encoding chemotaxis-specific protein-glutamate methyltransferase CheB, whose translation MIDVLIVEDSLVAQEYLIQILSSDPLIRIVGTAKSGEEAIELVKKLHPHVVTMDIELPKMNGFEATKAIMQAWPTRVIIVTALEAKLLDLTFKAMSAGAVALIEKPPAFGNENSEKKKKELIDTVKLMSEVPVVKHRISTKVPSNAENPLKKKIRVLAIGASTGGPPILETILKGLPKNFPAPILIVQHITEGFIEGLAKWLSTSIEMPIHIATHGTLPLAGHVYLAPDHYHLVIGKDGCIELNNDPPDHNLKPSVEHLFQSIAKIFGSDAVGVLLTGMGRDGADGLKLMFENGALTIAQDEQSSLVFGMPNEAIKIGGVTYVLPPEKIIETILSIVINTEGKS comes from the coding sequence ATGATTGATGTTCTGATAGTTGAAGATTCATTGGTAGCACAAGAATATCTTATTCAAATTCTAAGTAGTGATCCTTTAATAAGGATTGTTGGAACTGCTAAGTCCGGTGAAGAAGCAATTGAGCTAGTTAAAAAACTTCATCCGCATGTTGTTACAATGGATATCGAACTCCCAAAAATGAATGGTTTTGAAGCAACCAAAGCAATTATGCAGGCTTGGCCAACAAGGGTCATTATCGTAACAGCACTCGAAGCAAAACTGTTAGATCTTACCTTTAAAGCCATGTCCGCAGGTGCCGTTGCACTAATAGAAAAACCACCTGCTTTTGGTAATGAAAATTCAGAAAAAAAGAAAAAAGAACTAATCGATACTGTAAAATTGATGTCGGAAGTTCCTGTCGTCAAACATCGTATATCAACTAAAGTACCAAGTAACGCAGAAAATCCTTTGAAAAAAAAGATTAGAGTTCTTGCCATTGGAGCATCAACTGGAGGTCCACCAATATTAGAAACTATTTTAAAAGGCTTGCCAAAAAATTTCCCCGCTCCGATTTTAATCGTTCAACATATCACTGAAGGTTTTATAGAAGGACTTGCAAAATGGCTATCTACTTCTATAGAAATGCCAATTCATATTGCGACTCATGGAACTTTACCTTTAGCTGGACATGTTTATTTAGCCCCCGATCATTATCATCTCGTCATCGGTAAAGATGGCTGTATTGAATTAAATAATGATCCTCCCGATCATAATTTAAAACCTTCTGTAGAACATTTATTCCAATCTATTGCTAAAATATTTGGAAGTGATGCTGTTGGAGTTTTGTTAACAGGGATGGGACGGGATGGTGCAGATGGGTTAAAATTAATGTTTGAAAATGGTGCTTTAACTATTGCACAAGATGAGCAAAGTAGTCTGGTGTTTGGAATGCCTAATGAAGCAATAAAAATAGGAGGAGTAACTTATGTGTTACCTCCTGAAAAAATCATTGAAACTATATTAAGTATTGTAATTAATACTGAAGGAAAATCATGA
- a CDS encoding fused response regulator/phosphatase: protein MSRILVIEDSQTQALKIQFILEDAGFEVEVATNGKQGLALFSAKDFDVVISDIIMPNLTGYEVCKQIKMDAKKSKTPVILLTTLSDPMEVIHALECGADNFITKPYQDELLIKRINDVLLTKESKLNSSNENFELARFLDKEIMIPINKGQILGLLLSTFEDIVRTNSELQENKAELEYKNREIEKINLRLEVEMKAAQQALRGLFPKVEYVENFITHPIKIALFNQSASEVGGDWCGFYNIGKYKLVLIGDVTGHGAGSAVVAASVSGYFESLANSKLSEEIDLITLYKNLSQFIKKIGNDEFCMTMAMLLFDEDMNNYYYLNAGHNHPFIVSYKDTNNIEIKKALLSGHILGHVPEEKAKNQDDIQINKFEFKNDSMLILYTDGLTENANKIGEQYDENRLKKFFQKNNFKFTNPLVIINKVIDEIYNFYDGYPIQDDITLILIKKGSKSIIEEES, encoded by the coding sequence ATGAGTAGAATTTTAGTGATTGAAGATAGCCAAACTCAAGCTTTAAAAATTCAATTTATCCTTGAAGATGCTGGATTTGAAGTTGAAGTAGCTACCAATGGCAAACAAGGCTTGGCTTTATTTTCTGCAAAAGATTTTGATGTGGTTATCAGTGATATCATTATGCCTAACTTAACTGGTTATGAAGTTTGCAAACAAATAAAAATGGATGCTAAAAAATCTAAAACTCCAGTCATTCTTCTTACGACTCTCAGTGATCCTATGGAAGTTATTCATGCATTAGAATGTGGAGCTGACAATTTTATTACCAAACCTTATCAAGATGAATTACTTATAAAAAGAATTAACGATGTATTACTTACTAAAGAATCGAAACTAAATAGCTCCAATGAAAACTTTGAACTTGCTAGATTTTTAGATAAAGAAATTATGATACCAATTAACAAAGGACAAATATTAGGCCTTTTACTTTCCACATTTGAAGATATTGTAAGAACAAATAGTGAGCTACAAGAAAACAAAGCCGAATTAGAATATAAAAATCGAGAAATTGAAAAAATAAATTTAAGATTAGAAGTAGAAATGAAAGCTGCGCAACAAGCACTGCGTGGTTTATTTCCAAAGGTAGAATATGTTGAAAATTTCATAACCCATCCTATCAAAATAGCTTTATTTAATCAGAGCGCTTCTGAAGTCGGTGGAGATTGGTGTGGATTTTATAATATTGGAAAATATAAATTAGTATTAATTGGGGATGTGACTGGACATGGTGCAGGGAGTGCCGTGGTAGCCGCATCTGTTTCTGGATATTTTGAATCGTTGGCAAATAGTAAGTTATCAGAAGAAATTGATTTAATTACTTTATATAAAAATTTAAGCCAATTTATTAAAAAAATCGGCAATGATGAATTTTGTATGACAATGGCTATGCTTTTATTTGATGAAGACATGAATAATTATTATTATTTAAACGCAGGACACAATCATCCTTTTATCGTTTCTTACAAAGATACAAATAATATAGAAATTAAAAAAGCATTACTTAGTGGACATATCTTAGGACATGTTCCTGAAGAAAAAGCGAAAAATCAAGATGATATACAAATTAATAAATTTGAATTTAAAAATGATTCAATGCTAATTTTATATACTGATGGCTTAACGGAAAATGCAAATAAAATAGGTGAACAATACGATGAAAATCGTTTAAAAAAATTCTTTCAAAAAAATAATTTTAAATTTACAAATCCACTAGTTATTATAAATAAAGTGATAGATGAAATATATAATTTTTATGACGGTTATCCTATCCAAGATGACATTACTTTAATTCTTATTAAAAAAGGCTCAAAAAGTATTATTGAAGAAGAAAGTTAA
- a CDS encoding transporter substrate-binding domain-containing protein: MNIIICILLLMYESLAFGKINICDSQKPISLGFYTIGFLFYEEDKIYNGIDYDVIEEIKKRTNCSFHTDVLTRARIWKELETGELNMSVSGIPTPERLKFAHFVRYLNAKQVLILNNKYDKILKLEELQNNPEIKFARVRAFKHGAYFDNMFENIKNQERIIEVPRVDDLFSLLEKNEVQAVVALNVVYPYWLQKLKSSNKFIVKDFQENTELVPGDLILSKKRFGKEDAEKFQSVIDSILKDGTLLKIFTKHVGAKIGKSLLPVKN; encoded by the coding sequence ATGAATATTATTATTTGTATTTTGCTGTTAATGTATGAATCCTTGGCATTTGGTAAAATAAATATTTGTGATAGTCAAAAACCAATTTCGCTTGGTTTTTATACGATAGGGTTTCTTTTTTATGAAGAAGATAAAATATATAATGGTATAGATTATGATGTAATTGAGGAAATTAAAAAAAGAACAAATTGTTCATTTCATACTGATGTATTAACAAGAGCCCGTATTTGGAAAGAGTTAGAAACGGGAGAATTAAATATGTCAGTTTCGGGTATACCTACTCCAGAAAGATTAAAGTTTGCACATTTTGTTCGCTATTTAAATGCAAAACAAGTTTTAATTTTGAATAATAAATATGATAAAATTTTAAAATTAGAAGAATTACAAAATAATCCGGAAATTAAATTTGCTAGGGTTAGAGCTTTTAAACATGGTGCCTATTTCGATAATATGTTTGAAAATATTAAAAATCAAGAGAGAATTATAGAAGTGCCTAGAGTAGACGATTTATTTTCTCTGTTAGAAAAAAATGAAGTACAGGCGGTTGTAGCATTAAATGTTGTTTATCCTTATTGGTTACAAAAATTAAAATCAAGTAATAAATTTATTGTAAAAGATTTTCAAGAAAACACAGAATTGGTTCCGGGTGATCTCATTTTATCAAAAAAGAGATTTGGAAAAGAAGATGCAGAAAAATTTCAATCCGTAATTGATAGTATTTTAAAAGATGGAACATTACTAAAAATTTTTACAAAGCATGTTGGAGCTAAAATAGGAAAAAGTTTATTGCCTGTTAAAAATTAA